TGTCCAATGCGTGCACGCCATGCTCAACCACATCAGAATAAAAGGAAGGGGACAGGTGCTTTCCACCCAGGTCAACGGCCGCATGGTCCGGGTGGGCAACTTTCCCATCAGTATTGATTACAATGAATTTGCAAAAAAAGCCGGCACCCGGGCCGTGGAAAAAAGAGTGGATGAAATCCGCGCTGTATTTCCCTCTGATCACCTGATTCTCGGGGTGGACCGCCTGGATTACAGCAAAGGTATCCCTGAAAGACTGCTGGCGTTTCGCAATGCACTGCAGCGGTATCCGGAACTGGAAAAAAAAATCAGCATGGTTCAGATTGTGGTCCCCAGCCGGCAGCGCATCCCGGAATATGAAAACCTCAAACATGAGATTGAGCAGTTAATCAGCGAAATTAACGGCACATTCACCCGGCCCGGATGGGTGCCCATCCACTATCTGTATCAAGGCGTTGACAGAACCGAACTGACCGCTTTATACCGGGCTGCTGACATTGCCCTGGTGACTCCGCTCAAAGACGGGATGAATCTGGTGGCCAAAGAATATTGCGCATCCAATATCCATTTAGACGGGGTGCTGATATTAAGTGAGTTTGCCGGTGCATCCAGCCAATTGTATAAACACGCACTTCTGGTCAATCCCCACGATATCGAGGGCATTGCCGATGCCATTAACCAGGCCTGCCACATGGGTCTTGATGAACGCAAAAAACGCATGCGGGCGTTGCGCAAAATAGTCAAAAAAACAGACATATACTGGTGGGTGGATACATTTTTAAAAGCGGTTTTCTCCCATGATCTGGACACCCTGGGGCCATTGGAAGATTATATCCCCTCCCAGGAAATTTCGAACAGAAAAAACAGGGAAGCGCCTTGAAAAATTCAATGACTTCAAAAACGGCACAATAAACGTTCCTGCTATTTTTGTCTCCGGGCTAACACCTATTTTAAATAGGTGATCCATCAGGTTTTTTATGACTTTCTGTCTTGTTGACGTAAAAGACGATTCCGTTTAGAGTTATAAATGAGATGAAAGCCGGAAAGTTTTAATCTGACATCCCTTCAAAAGAGTCCTGAACGGCGCAGACATACCGCCATCTTGAATTTGGTGCCCAACAGTACCCGTCGAAACATTAGTTTTCATGCCGGCAATAGAAAAATCAAAAGGGACCCAGGCAAAAAAAGACAGATTGGTGAAAGGAGATTATGCCATGTTGGGGACAACAATGAATCCAGGCCCGTTTGATAATGACGTTTCAACCGACGAGGTTGGATTGACTGAATTTCAATTCTATACAACCGAACACACTGTAACAGAAGACGTTCTGAACGCGCGACGGTCAAGACACGGGTTCGAACGAAACAGCATTTTGCTTGAATTGGAAAAATACCGGAAAGAAAATGAACACCTGAGATTCTTTGTCCAGAAAACGGCGCAAGATGCCATCAATGCAATGGAAAACGACCGCAAAACCGTGGCGAGAGAGATACATGACAGCATCGGCGGCAACTTGACTGCAATTAAATTATTCATGGAATTCAGAATGGACAGCAGTAACGTGCCGTCTTGTGAAAGCGGCAAGTCCATTGAGCAAATTATCAGCTATTTGACAGATACCATCAAAGAAACCCGTACCATTTGTCATCAATTGAACCCAAGAGAGCTTGAGGGTTTCGAACTGACGGACGCAATTTCAAAATTAATAAACAGAGTGAACCAATTTTTTCCCGGGATCCAGGTGGATTTTGAGTTTGAGCTTTCCGAAGAAGTCATCTCTGAAAGAATTAAAACCGTGGTCTATCGCGTTGTTCAGGAAGCATTGAACAATATCGGCAAACACAGCGGGGCCGATGCCGTCAAAATCAGGCTGATCGCGGTGCATAATCTGATTTGGCTCAAAGTGGAAGACAATGGATGCGGATTCGATATCCATGGGCTTGAAACAGAATCGTATGATCAGGGCCTTGGACTGCGCGGCATGAAAGACCGCATCGGGCTCTGTGAAGGGACGTTCCAGATGCAGTCCAGTCCTGGAAAAGGAACCAGGCTGTCGGCAACGATTCCGAACAGGTGATGATGCAAGGAGCTACCCCGCAGTTATCTGCATGATTTGGCACGCTAAAATACAGTGATTTACTGATGGCCGTTTCTCCAATTGCCACTTAATATACTGTTCAGGATGCGGTGTCCCGCCTGAATACAACTCAGCTGATGGCCATGAGTGCCGATCTGAAAGGACTTTATTTATGAATTTAACACAGAAAATTAAAGAAAAAAAAGCGGCAAATACAGCGGACTTTCAAACCAAAATTGAGATACTCTTGAAACTTGCAGTGATACCTGATTTAAAAATTCTTGCACCCAGAGTGTCTGTGAAAAATGGCACAGTGACCCTGGGGGGAATAGTGGATGCATTCTGGAAAAGTTCGTATATCGAAAATATTCTGGCATCGGAACTGCCCAATCGACATGTGAAAAACAACCTGACCGTGGCAATGGCCTGTTTCCTGGATTCTTCCTGTCAAGCAGCCCATGAAAAAGAATTGAACACGGGCCATGGTTCGGAAAAAACCCAGGAAGCCGTCCTCCAGGACCGCATGTCAGTCTGATTGATCGGATCGAGATCAATTTATTAATCATGCAAATATTTGCGAAATTAATAATATTCTTTCCAAAATCAAGTTTCATTATCCCTGTATGCGTTTTCTCCGGCTGAAATCATTAATCATTGCCTTTGGCTTTTGTCTCTGCTATTAGATAATTTTATCCATGCGTGATGTCTGGATGAAAAAACAACTGCACAGACAGGAAGCTATCATGGAAAAAACACGTATTGTGATCGCAGAAGACAGCAAATTACTCAGGGAAGGATTGTGTCTGATGATCAATAGTGATGATTCCCTGGAGGTTGTTGCCGAGGCGGCGGACGGATTTGAAGCCATTGCCCAGTGCCTGGAATATCATCCGGACATGGCAATGCTGGACCTGTCCATGCCGAAAATGGACGGTCTTTCCGCCATCAAAGAAATCAAACGCCAGATACCGGATATCAAGATCCTTGCTTTGACCATTCATGACACAGAAGACTTTATCCTGCAATGTTTCCAAAGCGGCGTGCAGGGCTACTGCCTGAAAGATTCGTCCCAGGATGACCTTTTAAAAGCCATCCGTCTGGTTTCATCGGGGAAAACATATATCAGTCCCAGCATCGCCGGCAAAGTCATGGAAGGATATCTTGAAGGAAAAAAACATCTGAAAGAACGCAGTTCATGGGACACCCTGACCCAGCGGGAAAAAGAAGTGCTGAAACTGGTGGCTGAAGGCTATACCAGCAAAGAGATCGCCGACCTGCTGTGCAACAGCCCCAAAACCATTGAACGCCACAGGGCCAACATCATGAGCAAGCTGGCTGTCAACAATGTGTCTCATCTGACCGCCATTGCCATTGAAAAAGGCCTTGTAAATTCGTGACATTCCAGCCGCTGGATCCACCCGGCGGCAAAAACATACATACCAAACAGCCTTTTATACATCCTTGATTGACTGAAAATGGGGGAAATCCTTTATGTCAGTTTAAAGGGAATATTGGTATCTTCTTAATCTCATGAATTGATATATGCCGATACGTACGCACATTGAAAACCCCGGTTTCAAATGGTTTGCATTAATGGTCAAATTTTGATAGGGGGGCTCTAAACCGGAATGGGATGAGGATGAAACCAGAAAAACCCACATACCAAGACCTTGAAAATCAGCTGGCCCAGACCCAAAAAGTGCTGGCAGCCCTTGAGCAGGATCAGATTGACGCTATTTTTGGAGATGACCGGTACATGCAGCTGCTCAACCTGAAGCAAACCATTGATATGCTTTGCAGGAACGAACGGAATTTTCACGCGCTGGCTGATGCAAACCTCATCGGCATCGGATTTGGTGACAGCAACGGCAATGTCACTTATATAAACGATGAGATGCTGCGCATGACCGGATACAGCCGGGCGGATGCAATTGCGGGACGGATCAACTGGGAGACATGCCTGACACCTGAAAACTGCACTGAGGCAGGAACATGGTCGGAACGTCTGTTGAACCAGGAGGTGGTATCAGTCCAGGAATGGGAGTTCCTGCGTCCGGACGGGGGACGGACACCGGTTTTGGGTGCCGCCTCCCGGATCTCATCCCCTGATGGACACCTTGTGATAATCGCCCTGGACCGCACGCAGATACGCCAGGCAGAAACCCGTTCGTGGAAAAGTGATCAGCGGTTGCGTATGGCTGCAGATTCCCTGAATATAGGCATTTTTGAATGGAATCTTACCAAAAATACGGCTTGCTGGGAAAATGATCATATGTACCAGATTTTCGGACGGTCCCGCAAACAGCCGCCGCTGCGTTATTCAGATTTTCTGGAACAGGCCGTGGATTTTCAGGACAAAGAAGCGTTTGATCATGCATTTTCAAAGGCCCGGCATCCGGGGAATATTTTTGCTTTTGCCTGCCGCATTCACCGACCGGACAGCAGCAATTTGTCCTGGATAGAGATCTCCGGCAAATTTTATCAAAACGATGCGGATCCATCGCTGTGCATGATCGGTATTGCACAGGATATTTCAGAGCAGAAAGCGTACGAACAAACCATAGAAAAAATCAATGACCAGCTGGAACAACGCGTCCGGGACCGCACAGCCAAAATCCAGCAGCAGACGGAGCGGATGCGGGTGCTGGCCAACAAACTCGGGCAGGCGGAACAAAAGGAACGCAACCGTCTGGCCGCCGTTCTCCATGACCATATTCAGCCGCTGGTGGTGGGAGCACGCATGCACTTATGGGATATTCATCGCAAAAACCATATCGACGATGCCCATAAAACCGCCCATAAAATTGAGAGTATTCTGGAAGAAACCCTGGCGGAACTGCGGTCTCTTACAGTGGATCTCTCTCCATCCGCCATATTGAATGATGGCCTGGCCGGGGGTGTTAACTGGCTGGTCACCTATATGAAAAAAAAGTTTAATTTTACCCTGACCCCCCGGGTGGAAGAACCCATTGATCCGATTTCGGAAAATATCTGTTTTCTGCTTTTCCAGTGTCTGAAGGAACTGCTTTTCAATGTGGTAAAACATTCAGGAGAAGACCAGGCAACGGTTTCCATCGAGCGGACACAAGATCAGAATATCCGAATAATTGTCTGGGACAACGGCAATGGATTTGAACCGGACACGTTTGAGGAAACCCAAAACAATACGGCCTCTCTGGGGCTGTTCAGTATTGAGGAACGGTTAAAAGATATCGGCGGCCGGATGAAAATTGCATCCGCACCCGGGCAGGGGACCACTGTTACTCTGACCGCCCCGGCCGGTGAAACCGATGAAACCACCACACCCCCCGGCCACCGACACCAAAGGCGGGCAGATGACAAGCCTGCTGTGCCGGAACGTAATCCGGAAGACAGTATCGGTATTCTCATTGTAGACGACCATAAACTGCTGCGCGAAGGACTGACCGGCCTGCTGCAGATGGAACCGGATTTTGAGATACTGGGAGAGGCGGCCGATGCTGACACGGCAGTTGTGCTGGCTGAAAAACTGACACCTGACGTGGTTATCATGGATGTAAATCTGGGAGAAAAAACCGGCATGGAAGCCACAGAGAAGATTCTGTCCAAAAATCCGCACATCAAGGTGATCGCGCTTTCCATGCACAGCGACAAAAGGGTCATCAATGCCATGTATCGCGCCGGCGCCTCGGTCTTTCTCAACAAGACGGTGCCCTCGGACACACTCATCGCCAACGTGCGCAAATGCATATCTGATGGCTGATCTTTGTTTTTTTCCCCTGCCGCTTACCTGCTGTTTTGATCCAGGGCTTCAAATCCTGAAACAATATCCAGCAGCTCTTCTGTGATGGACATCTGGCGCAGCTGGTTGTACTGGCTTTCAAGGTCCTCCATCAATTCTTCAATGTTTTTCTGTGCCCCCTGCATGGCTGCCAGGCGTGCGGCATTTTCACTGGCCAGAGATTCCACATAGGCCCTGAATATGGTGATAAACAGATATTCCTGGATCAGTCTGGACAGCAGCTGATCAGGATCCATAGTGAACATGGGCAAACTTGTAGAATCCCAGGTGCGATAACGATGCCGTTCAAGCCACTGGTCGTCGATGGGCAGCAGGTGCACCATATGGGGGGTGTATCCGGCAGCGGATTTTGGCCGGGCATAAAACAGCAGCACATGGTCCACATCTGTTTTGGCCTGCCAGGTGTCAATGGCCATTAAAATCTCTCCCACATGGGGAGTGATGGTATGCACGGAACCGGGCAGTTCCCTTATTTCATCGCAATGGATGCCGGCATCTTCCAGCAGCCCCCCTGCCCTCATTCCCGCACATATCACAGGCATCTGCCCGGCATCTTTGCCGGGTTGCGTCAGTTGGTCCCTGGCATGGGATGTCACCTGTTCGTTGAGTGATCCGCACATGCCCTGGTCTGATCCGAATATAACGGCCCCGGGTTTTTTTCTGGCAGAACGCCGGGTATGCAGCCGGGTATCCGGACCATGGCGCAGCACGATACCCAGTGCCATTTCAAGGGTATGGGCATAATCCACAAGAGATTTGGATGCATCTTCATACTGACGGATATTCACGGCTGCCAGCGACTTCATGGTCCGTACCACGGAGTGCAGATCACCCGTACTGTCGATCCGGCGTTTAAGCTGTGCCAGGGTCTGCATCAGCGGATTCTTTCGTGATTGATTTTACGGCGTTTTGCGCCGCCTGAACCAGGGTGTCAATGGCTTTTTCATCAATTTTCTTTCCTGCGGCAATCGTTTCCATCACCTCTTTGTGGTCGGTATTGGCGGCCTTGCGTATGTTTTTCTGTGCCCGGGATATATCCGATATCATCCAATACCCCGTGGGTCAGGGCAATCAGCACGGCAATCTGATCCGCTGACGGCAGAGGAGAATACCGGTATTGCTTCAAGATTTCGCGTATCCTTCGCCCCCGGGACAGTTTTGTCTGGGTCGCTTCATCCAGACGGGCGCCAAACCGGGAAAATGATTCCAGTTCTTCAAACTGGGAATAGGTCAGGCGCAGATCTCCGGCAACGGTTCGGTAGGCCGGCAGCTGGGCTTTGCCCCCCACGCGGGAAACGGATTTTCCCACATCCACGGCCGGCAGAATGCCTTCTCTGAAAAACAGCGGTGACAGATAAATCTGCCCGTCCGTGATGGAAATCAGGTTGGTGGGAATGTATGCGGAAATATTTTGTGCTTCGGTTTCAATGATGGGCAGGGCCGTCAAAGAGCCCCCTCCCTTGTCTGCAATCAGATGGGTGGACCGTTCCAGGAGCCGGGCATGGATATAAAAAATATCACCGGGATAGGCTTCCCGGCCAGGGGGTCTGCGCAGCAGCAGCGACAACTCACGATAGGCCCGGGCATGGCGGGTCAGATCATCATATACAATGAGGACATCTTTTCCCTGGTGCATGAAATGCTCTGCCATGGCCGTGGCCGTATAAGGGGCCATAAACTGCAGGCCCGGCGGATCTTCTTCCGTAGAGACCACGGCAAACGAATAGGACATGGCATCATTTTTGGTAAGTTCGGCAATGACCTTGGCAAGGGCGGATCCCCGCTTCCCTATTCCGCAGTAGATGCAGACCACATCCTTTCCCTTCTGGTTGGCAATGGTATCCAGGGCAATGGCGGTTTTTCCGGTCTGCCGGTCCCCCAGGATCAGTTCGCGCTGTCCTCTGCCGATGGGAATCAATGTATCTATGACGGTGATGCCTGTCTGTAAAGGGGTGGTTACCGGGGCACGGTCCATGATTTCCGGGGCCGGCTGTTCCACGGGCCGAAGGGTAGTCTGGGAAAGGGGTGCTTTTTTGTCAAGGGGTTTTCCCCTTGCATCCACCACCCGGCCGATGAGTGCGTCCCCCGTGGGAACGGACATGACCCTTTCCGTGCGGTTCACCTCTCCGCCGGCATGCAGGGTATCGGTTTCATCCAGCATGATGACCCCGATGACATCCATGTCCAGATCAAATGCCATGCCATATGCATTCGGGGTGCACAGCAGCAGTTCCTCGGACTGGACCCCTTTAAGGCCTGCAACCGTTATAATACCCGAACTGATAGATTCAATGCGGCCAAAATCCCGCACATGCAGTGCAGGATCATGGGTATCCAGTATGTTTGCCATGGTTGATATGAAATCATCCATGGCATGGTGTAGTTCATTGTTTTTGCGGTTCATGGTCTTTGCTTTCAATGGCCTGGTTTATCTGTTTTTCCAGCGCACTGACATAGTCGTGGGCATGCCAGGTCATTTTCTTGCCGCCGGCGGCAAACGCAATCCCGAACACCAGTTCCGGTTTGACATCAAATGCAATATTTTTCAAATCCGGCAGCTTTTGTGATAGTGCCTTTTGAATTGATTTCTGCTGGCTTTCGGACAAATCAAATCCCGTGCTCACCCGGGGTTGTGTTTCAATCTCCCGGGGCAGATCTTCTTTGTCCAGATCTTCAAACCGGGACAGAAATTTTTTCACGGCCTGGTCCTGGGCCCGGGTATCTGCGAGATGGGACAGGGTTTTCTCCACCGTATCAAAAATAAGGCGGGCCGCCTGTTTTTTAAACCGGTCAAAAAAAGAGGCTTTTTCCTGTTCCAGTGCATTCTGCCACTTATTTTTCAAGCCGTCCACTTCCTCACGGGCCTCTTTGATCAAAGATTCGCGCCGTTCTTTTGCTTCTTTGTCTGCCTGTTTCAACCGGGTATCCCACTCATCCTGCAGTGATTGCGTCTTTTTTTCAAAGCTCTCCCGGGCGTCTTTTGCTTTGGCTTCCTGTTCTTTTGCCTTATCAAAGCGCTCTTTGATATTGTTTTCCCGCTGGTCCATGGCCTGCTTGATCCGGTCAAACAAAAATATCTTCAACAGCACCAGCAGGATCAAAAAATTAACGACCTGGGCCCCCACTGTAAACCAGTCAATCAACATGATATCCCTCTCAATTGGCTGCTGAAATCACATAATCCCAGAACGGGTTGGCAAACAACAGGATCATGGAAACCACAAAACAGTATATGGCGGTTGATTCGATCATTGCCAGACCCACAAAAAGGGTACGTGTGATAGTGTTTTTTTCATCGGGCTGCTGGGCGATGGAACTCAAGGCGCTTGCCACAGCCCGGCCTTCACCGATGGCCGGCCCGATGGCCCCCACGGCAATGGTAAGACCGGCTGTAATAACAGATGCCATACCGATAAAACTGATACTGCTCATATCATAATCTCCTTTACTGGTTGTCGTCTTTTTTTGTGTCTGTTTTTGTATCTGAATGTTCCTGGATCTGGGTGGCGGATGCAATATACACCATGGCCAGAACGGCAAAAATATAGGCCTGAATCAGTCCGGTCAAAAGTCCCAGCAACTGCAGGATCACCGGAAAAACAAAGGGAATGATGGCCAAAAGGATGGCCACAATCTTTGAACCGCTC
Above is a window of Desulfotignum balticum DSM 7044 DNA encoding:
- a CDS encoding alpha,alpha-trehalose-phosphate synthase (UDP-forming); translated protein: MHITNKTNNSQKNRLIIVSNRLPIVLSKDNKGRWQAEQGSGGLITALAPVLKNRGGLWIGWPGTSRAHDKKALESVFTRAAGDFGYTFEPVFLPESLVNAYYFGFSNQVLWPLFHDLQTRCDFSPDYWNAYQKVNEIFARTIAQNIKSQDDHIWVHDYHLMGVGQALRKLHATAKIGYFLHIPFPPLDIFLKLPWRFQILESLLCYDMIGFQTQRDRRNFVQCVHAMLNHIRIKGRGQVLSTQVNGRMVRVGNFPISIDYNEFAKKAGTRAVEKRVDEIRAVFPSDHLILGVDRLDYSKGIPERLLAFRNALQRYPELEKKISMVQIVVPSRQRIPEYENLKHEIEQLISEINGTFTRPGWVPIHYLYQGVDRTELTALYRAADIALVTPLKDGMNLVAKEYCASNIHLDGVLILSEFAGASSQLYKHALLVNPHDIEGIADAINQACHMGLDERKKRMRALRKIVKKTDIYWWVDTFLKAVFSHDLDTLGPLEDYIPSQEISNRKNREAP
- a CDS encoding sensor histidine kinase yields the protein MLGTTMNPGPFDNDVSTDEVGLTEFQFYTTEHTVTEDVLNARRSRHGFERNSILLELEKYRKENEHLRFFVQKTAQDAINAMENDRKTVAREIHDSIGGNLTAIKLFMEFRMDSSNVPSCESGKSIEQIISYLTDTIKETRTICHQLNPRELEGFELTDAISKLINRVNQFFPGIQVDFEFELSEEVISERIKTVVYRVVQEALNNIGKHSGADAVKIRLIAVHNLIWLKVEDNGCGFDIHGLETESYDQGLGLRGMKDRIGLCEGTFQMQSSPGKGTRLSATIPNR
- a CDS encoding BON domain-containing protein; amino-acid sequence: MNLTQKIKEKKAANTADFQTKIEILLKLAVIPDLKILAPRVSVKNGTVTLGGIVDAFWKSSYIENILASELPNRHVKNNLTVAMACFLDSSCQAAHEKELNTGHGSEKTQEAVLQDRMSV
- a CDS encoding response regulator, whose translation is MEKTRIVIAEDSKLLREGLCLMINSDDSLEVVAEAADGFEAIAQCLEYHPDMAMLDLSMPKMDGLSAIKEIKRQIPDIKILALTIHDTEDFILQCFQSGVQGYCLKDSSQDDLLKAIRLVSSGKTYISPSIAGKVMEGYLEGKKHLKERSSWDTLTQREKEVLKLVAEGYTSKEIADLLCNSPKTIERHRANIMSKLAVNNVSHLTAIAIEKGLVNS
- a CDS encoding response regulator, whose amino-acid sequence is MKPEKPTYQDLENQLAQTQKVLAALEQDQIDAIFGDDRYMQLLNLKQTIDMLCRNERNFHALADANLIGIGFGDSNGNVTYINDEMLRMTGYSRADAIAGRINWETCLTPENCTEAGTWSERLLNQEVVSVQEWEFLRPDGGRTPVLGAASRISSPDGHLVIIALDRTQIRQAETRSWKSDQRLRMAADSLNIGIFEWNLTKNTACWENDHMYQIFGRSRKQPPLRYSDFLEQAVDFQDKEAFDHAFSKARHPGNIFAFACRIHRPDSSNLSWIEISGKFYQNDADPSLCMIGIAQDISEQKAYEQTIEKINDQLEQRVRDRTAKIQQQTERMRVLANKLGQAEQKERNRLAAVLHDHIQPLVVGARMHLWDIHRKNHIDDAHKTAHKIESILEETLAELRSLTVDLSPSAILNDGLAGGVNWLVTYMKKKFNFTLTPRVEEPIDPISENICFLLFQCLKELLFNVVKHSGEDQATVSIERTQDQNIRIIVWDNGNGFEPDTFEETQNNTASLGLFSIEERLKDIGGRMKIASAPGQGTTVTLTAPAGETDETTTPPGHRHQRRADDKPAVPERNPEDSIGILIVDDHKLLREGLTGLLQMEPDFEILGEAADADTAVVLAEKLTPDVVIMDVNLGEKTGMEATEKILSKNPHIKVIALSMHSDKRVINAMYRAGASVFLNKTVPSDTLIANVRKCISDG
- a CDS encoding F0F1 ATP synthase subunit gamma encodes the protein MQTLAQLKRRIDSTGDLHSVVRTMKSLAAVNIRQYEDASKSLVDYAHTLEMALGIVLRHGPDTRLHTRRSARKKPGAVIFGSDQGMCGSLNEQVTSHARDQLTQPGKDAGQMPVICAGMRAGGLLEDAGIHCDEIRELPGSVHTITPHVGEILMAIDTWQAKTDVDHVLLFYARPKSAAGYTPHMVHLLPIDDQWLERHRYRTWDSTSLPMFTMDPDQLLSRLIQEYLFITIFRAYVESLASENAARLAAMQGAQKNIEELMEDLESQYNQLRQMSITEELLDIVSGFEALDQNSR
- a CDS encoding F0F1 ATP synthase subunit alpha; this translates as MNRKNNELHHAMDDFISTMANILDTHDPALHVRDFGRIESISSGIITVAGLKGVQSEELLLCTPNAYGMAFDLDMDVIGVIMLDETDTLHAGGEVNRTERVMSVPTGDALIGRVVDARGKPLDKKAPLSQTTLRPVEQPAPEIMDRAPVTTPLQTGITVIDTLIPIGRGQRELILGDRQTGKTAIALDTIANQKGKDVVCIYCGIGKRGSALAKVIAELTKNDAMSYSFAVVSTEEDPPGLQFMAPYTATAMAEHFMHQGKDVLIVYDDLTRHARAYRELSLLLRRPPGREAYPGDIFYIHARLLERSTHLIADKGGGSLTALPIIETEAQNISAYIPTNLISITDGQIYLSPLFFREGILPAVDVGKSVSRVGGKAQLPAYRTVAGDLRLTYSQFEELESFSRFGARLDEATQTKLSRGRRIREILKQYRYSPLPSADQIAVLIALTHGVLDDIGYIPGTEKHTQGRQYRPQRGDGNDCRRKEN
- a CDS encoding F0F1 ATP synthase subunit B family protein: MLIDWFTVGAQVVNFLILLVLLKIFLFDRIKQAMDQRENNIKERFDKAKEQEAKAKDARESFEKKTQSLQDEWDTRLKQADKEAKERRESLIKEAREEVDGLKNKWQNALEQEKASFFDRFKKQAARLIFDTVEKTLSHLADTRAQDQAVKKFLSRFEDLDKEDLPREIETQPRVSTGFDLSESQQKSIQKALSQKLPDLKNIAFDVKPELVFGIAFAAGGKKMTWHAHDYVSALEKQINQAIESKDHEPQKQ
- a CDS encoding F0F1 ATP synthase subunit C, which produces MSSISFIGMASVITAGLTIAVGAIGPAIGEGRAVASALSSIAQQPDEKNTITRTLFVGLAMIESTAIYCFVVSMILLFANPFWDYVISAAN